The window ATTtattcttatttaaaaaaaatataaggaatCTGGGATGAATTTGGAAATTCGTCCCGGATTTGCGACGAATTTCCAAATTCATCCCAgattcatgatttttaaaaaataagaataaatgcTTCTAGAATGTGAAAGATTGACCTAGAGATCTCCAAATTAtacgaaacaagtttttatgtgttcGTATCGATTTCCTGATCACATTGATAGCctcaaatatcaaatatattttttttcttaattaatttaattagatcgACTTAATTAATCTTAAGACTTAGTAAAAAACAGTTTCGTGTTATTCTGAGCTTTCTAGGTCCATTTTTCGTATTTTAGACGCatatattcttattttttaaaaaatcaggaatctgggacgaatttcgAAATTCGTCGCAAATCTGGAAAGAATTTCCAAATTCATCCCAGATtcctgattttttaaaaatataagaataaatgcGTCTAAAATACGGAAGATGagcctagagacctccgaattacacgaaacaagtttctatgcgttcgtttCAATCTCCTAATCACATTGATGGCCtcaaatatcaaatataatttttttaaaataatttaatcatATCGACTTAATAAATTTTAAGAATTAGTAAAAAACAGTTAGAGTTTGAAAAAGATTAaaatctcaatatattaggttaaaaaatatttgaagtcATCAATATAATCAGGAGATCTATACAAACGCATACAAACTTTTTTCGCGTCACTCCGAGATCTCTATGTCCATTTTTCGCATTTTAGATgaatttattcttattttttaaaaaaattaggaatctgggacgaatttggaaattcatcgcaaatctgggatgaatttcCAATTTCATCCCAGattccttattttttaaaaaaagaataagAATAAATGTGTCAAAAATGTAAAAGATGACCTTAGAGacctcagaatgacacgaaacaagatCCTATGCATGCATTCATTAGAACTCCTGATCACATTGATGTccacaaatatcaaatatattttttcttaattaatttaattagatcgACTTAATCAATCTTAAGACTTAGTAAAAAAACAGTTATTCGGTCTTGAAAAATTTATGGACCTCAATATATTTGGTGAAAATGTTTGAAGTCATCAatgtgatcaggagatcgatacaaacgcatagaaacttgtttcgtgtcattccgagatcTTTAAGTCAATCTTCCACATTTTAGacatatttattcttattttttaaaaaaaatcaagaatctGGGACAAATTTGGAAATTCGTCGTAAATCTAGGATGAATTttcaaattcgtcccagatttctggtttttttaaaaaataagaataaatgcATCTAAAATGTAAAAGATGAACTTTGAGACCCTAAAATGACACAAAACAAGATTGTATGCATTCGTATCGAACTTCTAATCTCATTGATAGCcacaaatatcaaatataattatttcttaattaatttaattagatcgACTTAATCAATCTTAAAACGTAAAAAATTGTTACGGTTTGAAAAAGATTAAAGTTATTCCGTCTTGAAAAGTTTATGGACCTCAATATATTTGGTGGAAAAAATGTTTGAAGCTATCAatgtgatcaggagatcgatacgaacgcatagaaacttgtttcgtgtcatttcGAGATCTCTAAGTCTATCTTCTACATTTTAGACgtatttattcttattttttaaaaaattagaaatctAGGACGAATTTGGAAATTCGTCACAAATCTGAGACGAATTtccaaattcgtcccagattcctGATTTTTTAGAATATAAGAATAAATATGTCTAAATTGTAAAAGATGGACCTAGATACCTCAAAATAACACGAAACAAGATCCTATGCATTAGTATCGAACTCCTGATCACATTGATATGGCcacaaatatcaaatataattttttcttaattaatttaattagatcaaCTTAATCAATCTTAAAACTTAGTAAAAAACAgttggttttgaaaaagattaaagtcattttattttgaaaaatttatggacctcaatatatttggtattttttttttgtttgaagcCATCAATGTGATTGGGAGATCaatacgaacgtatagaaacttgtttcgtgttaTTATAAGGTCTTTAGGTCTATCTTCTGCATTTCAGACGcatttattcttatttttaaaaaactcaggaatttgggacgaattttgaaaATTCGTTGTAAATATGGGACGAACATAAATTCGTCCTAGATTTGCAATAAAACTGAagtcgtcccaaatttgggacgatcTTATTCGTCGCCAATTTGGAACAAACTTGGATTTGTCACAAATTGACAACAAATCCAAagattttgttgcaaaatttactGTATCTTTgcgacaaaaatattttttgttgtagattttATAAGCAGATGACCGAAGTTCTTAGCGGGCCTTCGGATGAGTGAGTGGAAGAACTCGATCTCTAATAGCACTTGTGAGAATGCACTCACAAGGATCTTCAGCGTAGCCAAAGGGACTTTCATTGCTATCTGGTTAAATCTCATGATGTAGGACCACAATGCCTCCTCGGGCCCTGCTTGACCGCGAATATATTGACGTTCATCTGCTGATGGCAACGGCTTCTTGCGGAGTGCTGTAGGAACGCCACTCAGAAGTCTTTAAAACTACATATAGAGTCGATCAGTAATTGCCTGAACCACCCTTGAGCCGATCCGGAGAGTGTAGTGATAAACACTCGACATTTGACCCCATCGGAATATTGATGGAGTGTGACCATGTCATCAAATTTGATGAGGTGATCCTCGGGGTCAATTGCCCCTGTGTATTCTCCGATGGTTGGCAACGCGTAGTGTCGTGGGAGTCGATTGTCCAGTATCTCCTAAGAGAATTGTCTGTTTATCCGTTCGGGTGAGTCATCGAGCCTTGGGGCTTTACCCTTGAGCTCATCTTGAGGAAGTGCTTCCTTTGATGAGGATCCTTGGGCCCTATCCGCTTGGCCCTGTTCCTCTAAAGGAGTGTAGAACAACGCCTGATAATAGGGGATTAGCGCATCTGGTGCTTCTCTGAATGTGTCGATCGGCTTGTTGTTCAGGAGACGAGCGACGTTGTCTTCCGCTTGGCCTCTATGATTGCCCTGTTGGCCGGTCGCAAATGCCACGGGTTCATTTGCTTGATGGCCGACTATCGCCCGCTGCTACTCCAACATCTTTATCGCTTGCGGATGCACCAGCATGTCGAACTCCTTTTGCATCACATCACCATGGTAAGTCATCTAGCTCCCTCCATCTCATCATTTTGGAATCAGGTAATGTTCCCACATACGATgttaaatatgatcctgtccaaaaccGACAAAGATGGCgagctggggatgtggctgtgTAGTTAACCCGATAAAGACTCCACAATACTCTGCAAGACAAAAATGTCAGTGTCGGGTcgggaagaggttcccggcgttggccttccgatgctcaagtcagtatcCAGTGATCTTAAGAAATGAAGAACTGCAGCAAGTAAATGTGGAAGATGAAGTTGCACATACATTTCCCTATAGCTaggaacccccttttatagtgtcaacaTGGTGCTCGTGCACACATCTCAAGGTGTAGGCATATCTTCCTAGGTATCCTAGGAAGAGACATGCTAAAAAGTGTTCCTGACAATATTTCTTAAGCAGCTATGTAATCATCTGATGTGACAGTCTGAAAGATTTTAAAGTATGATTGCTTACTAGGCATGCTTTACTGTCAGCGACACAAACTTTCAAAAGGATATGACAAAATACGTGATGGGTCCATGGCAGCCAATCGGGGTCTGTTCGGCTGGGCTGCCTCAACTCTACAGTGTTCTTAAGGTCTGTCGACTTGTCTCTTTCCTTATTTCCCGATTGTCCATGGATATCCGCTCTGGCTGGTCACAAAGCCCAGTCAATGAGACCAACTGCTACTTATTTCTTCTTGTTATCAAGGGGTCATTTTACTTGGTTGGAGGAGTGCACGACTTACTTGTCTACGCAACCATTATCATCCGCTCAGCCATAACTGGCCCACTTGGCCATATCTCATCCGCTCAATCGTGCATGGTCCGCTTAGTCGACTTGGATGCTTCGTTTGACTCTGTCTTCCACGTGAACCGATCTTCCTTACTTTGACCTATCCTTGGTGGAGCCCCGCTCATTATTATCggatcaactctattatttggattattctaatactTAGTTTTGCTTTGCATCAGCCGCCCCACCTAGTGGTAAAatgcttgattgttgttgttgttattagtTTTGCTTTGCATAATGTACTTGTAGGATTGGAGTTCTCTTTGAGTTAAAGATGATTAAGATGATTTATAATCGAGATGGATAGTTCTTCCTTGACTTCTATAATTTTATAgatcttaatgcatgattatttaTCATTATTATGTATTGAACAATAGTTTTTTAGTTACCCTAAAACATTTCAGGAACCTAACGAGCTCAAATCTTCATACATAATTCATTAAGAGCAGAAGTGACAGCGAAAGCAGCGAGCAGGAGCAGGAAGGAAGCAGCAAGCTGTGGCGCATCAGACGGCAATGGGTCGTCGCTTGCCGGTGCTTCGGCTGGCGACAGTGATGGTCCTTCAGTTGACGGGGCTGGGGGTGGTGGCGGAGGTGGAGGCGGAGAGCCGGTAGGTGTCAGAGTCGGAGCGGAGATTGGCGACGGCGGTGGCGAAGAAGGTGCCTCTGATGACTGTGGCGCCGGAGATGGCGCTCTTGACGGCACTGTGCGTGCAGATtgaccaaaataaataataaacaaaataaaatagaagaaaaatTACACAAATGAGAAATGACTCACATGGAGAAGAAGCAGGAGGAATTTCACCTGAAAACGTGAAAAGGAAACAGAAATTAATTGaatcgagagagagagagagagagagagagagaaattaaTGAGAGCAGAGTAAGAGAGAGAGGAACCACCGCCGCAACGAATTTCCGGCTCCTTCACGTCGCAGGCAGCCGGGAGGGCAAGCACGCGGCTGGTGTTAAGCTCGACGCCGAGCTCGCGGGCCTGCTTCAGAGCGTCGCAGATGCAGGCGGGCGAGCCGATGACGACGTCGGTGACCCCGATGCAGCAGCCCGCGCTGGGGCTGCTCGTGTTGCTGCCGTTGCTCACGTAGGGCAGGCAATCCAGCAGATCAGTCAGCACGTTCGAACAGTCCTCCGCCGCCACGACGCAAGCCGCCACCATCAGCCCGACGGCCAACGCCGCTGTCATTCTGTTCATTGCACCGAAAATTAACAATAAGTAATTACAATTGCTTCAAAAATATATAGACGAAAGAAACTGAAAAAGAGAAATTTCTAGATTTTTGGTCAGATATTAATTGGAATTGGAGACTTTTTAAGTATTCAAATTAATGTGATGAAAATCATGCCATATTTTCACAAAATTGAGCCTGAGAAAGATGCCACGTGTATAattgttgattatttttttaatcaattttcagTGCTTGTATGGAAATCAAATATTGTGTTTCCATAATTACGaggtataaaattataatttatggtATAAAATAATGCAAAAATGGTTGAGACCATCAATTATACATTTTAAACaaggaagtaaatgaaataaaataacattaaatatgagggaaaataattttaaattttacttaaATGAGTTAATAGGATACTAGATATTACAATATTATTTAGTTTTCTTGTTCTATTAGTGTTATCAATCCTTTCTCATATGATCCAAAATCATCCAGCAGTTGTTCACTAAAAAAAAATAGCGGAAGTTTAGTGACGAAATTTGAGATGGAAATATAATTCCATCTCTAATATAACGACAAAATTATAattcgtctctaattagagatgaGTTATATTTTCGGCTCTATTTTGGCAGTTTATAATAACAAAATGATTTAATCAGTAAAAGCTAGTCACGGAAATTAATTATTTGTCTCTAAATAGAGACGGACATTTTAATTCCGGCGTCTCTAACTAGAGATGGAATATTTGTTccatctctaattagagacggaaaaaATATTGTCGTTAAAATCGTGgtaatatattttaataatagAGACAAAAATACTTTTTTCGGCGCTAATTAGAGATGAAACTAATATCCCATCGCTAATTAGATATGAGGAGAGGGCGAGAAGATGCGCTCCTGTGCCCTAAATCGCGATGTTAGCGACGGACTATCATTTCTGTCGCTAATTAGAGAGTGCGTCTTCTAGTGACTGTTAGGTCCGGttgagctagaggagggggggccGTGAATATATGACTCACTTTGATTTCTTGATTAACTTGACTTTACGCAGCAAAAACTTAAAAACAATGCTAAGTActccttgtatttacttggtatccacctccttaaggtgactaatctaaggttCCACACCACGGTCACACTTTGCACTATGAAACTTCTCCAATTCTCCTTCTCGGAtcaacaccgaaggtggagaaaccttaaacAATGATCTGTATACTCTCCCTCTCAACAGAATACCTCACAAGGAAGAAGAAATTAAGAGATTAGGGTTTTGAGTACAACTACTTCTTCTTTGAGTGACTTAAGATTGCAGTACTAGTGAGAGCTTGAGCACTTGAGATTGAACTTGAGCCTAATCTGGAGCACTAGAGAGCAATGGAGAACACTTGATCGCAATGGAACAGTTGCCTTCAAACAGGAGACTTCGGATCTTCTTAAACCGTAGAGAAGGAGTCCTTTTTCTTGTCATTTTGTGAGTCTTAATTGATTAAGAAGTAATCTTAGTCGATTACCAGGCATTAATCGATTAAAGTAGTCGATTTACCGTGTGTTTCATTTACGTGACTCCTCTAAATCGCctaccctaatcgattaagatAAGGGCAATCGACTAGCTTAAGCAATTAGGAATTATTCTGTCTTCGAGGAGTGTATTTTAATCAACTAAGCCAATCACTTAAGCttcgaacagaagcattctattcaaAGCAAAACGACACCGTAAGCGATTGATTCAATCGATTACAGCTTCATAATTGATTACTGTAATCGATTAAGAAACCTTCTGTTTCAAACAGAATGTTTGTTAAGCGATTGACTTAATCGGTTAACAtcctcttaatcgattaagcattTCTCTTAATCGATTAACACACTTTGCTTCAACTAGTTATCAATTGTCTTGCTAAGAATCTTGTTCTCGACCTCCCTGGGCTTCTTTTTCCTTACATCCGGTCTTCCGACCAGCAAGGACTCTTTGTGCCAAAGATCTGGTCCCTGACCTCTTTGGAcgtctcttgccttgcatccagtCTTCCGACCTACAAGAGCTTCTCTTGCTAGGAATTCGGTCCTCAACCTTCTTGGTCCTGAAAACGCAAACTCATATTAGATCCAATGTATTatcttaaacttaaataattgtcaatcatCAAAATTTCTTCCTTagagcatgattgcaccaacaatctctccttttttttatatttgacaatgTATTTAATTTTAGACTAATTTATAGCATAACATAAGCACAAACAATATCATGTAAGATAATAAACTTTTGCAATAGCATAAAATTATGTAAACTATATTTGCAAACTAGTAAAAAATGTTATGCAATAGCATAAAATTTAAATGCAATATTTTCTCCCCCTTGACAAATATAAAAAAGAatgatatacaagaatagaaACTAAAGAAGTGAAACTCCCCCTTAAGCTATGCATATAATTCATATCACAAAAGTATGTGTGCTTCGTTTAAATAAATACAAGGAATATAAACATAGTAGAGTCACTCCCCCTAAGCATATGCAATATAGGAAAAAACAGAAACATATAAACAGATAGATAGAATAGTGGCACCCCTTTCCAAAAATTCATAGATAAATCAAAAGGTTCATACACATAGTCATGACTCAAAAGAGAATATCTAAGTATAATGAAGATATCCTCTAGTCCCTGGGGAAGGGTATATAAAACTCTATCATGTCATCAGCACCAGTAGCATCATCGCTAGCTACAGGAGGAATGGCCGCTCCAGAGGTGCCAACATCGTAGTGCCGCCACCACcagcaggaggaggaggtggaAATGATGGCCCGACAGTCCAGGTACAGACCAACTCATGGAGTGAGGCAATATCAGATCGAATATTGGCCAGACTCATCTGCGTAGCAGCCTACCCCCGCGCAAGAGTAGTGAGTTGCCCACGGATCTGCACCATCTCCAAATCACGCTCTAGCTGTAACTCCTCAAATCTAGTGTCCATGGTCTCATCAAACCGAAGAAGCTGAGCTCGGACGTCATCCTCAGACTCAGATGTGTCAGATCCAGCCTCTACCTCAGCATCAGCTCCTACACCCTCGGCCGCTGCGCGTCCCAATGGAGATGATCAACCTCGAGCACAATGTGAGCCAAGTAGAAGGAGCGCACAGAGGTCTGCGAATATTTCCACGACATCGGAAGTTGAAGACCATATGTCACATCGCCCCCCATAGACTCCAACCACTCAGTAATGACATGGTCAAACGACATGTGTATCATCCCATGAGCTGGCCGAGTGAAATGAATGATGCATTGGAACATATTCAATGCAATGTTGACATCAAGAGACTGACTAAGAGCATATATAATGAACACGTGCATAGGTCTGAAAGCTGCAAGGGCCCAAGTGATAATGGGTAAAATGCAGTTGACTATAACCTTAAACAAGGCATAGTCAGCGGGAGAGAGCTCCATAGTAGAGTATGTGGTGATGGAAGCTAGGGGTCCATCGAGACGTGGCCAACCATAAAAATCTTGATGCATGCTATCAAGAGAAATGTGATCAAACGGTGTAAGTAGAAGCTCTAGCACTGTAGGGTAGAAAATAAACGTATCTGTGGATGACCGACACTCTAAGAACGATCGTAATATAGAAGGAGAAAATTTCAAAGTACGTTTAGCAACGCGAGTTCGATAGTGGTATTCATCACCATGAGGATGGAGATTGTTATAAAATTGAGATACATAATCCTCATGGATCCCACACTCAAGATATACTAAATTTTCCAATTGATAGTGGCGTAGAACGCTCATTACATTGGAGTAATGATCATGAAAGAACTTCTGATCTATGGAGCGAAGAGAAATAAGTTTGAACATATGGGTGTGAAATTTGTATTGTAATGATGCATTGGGAAACCATGAATTTGTAGGTGGCTGAGGGGATTTGGAAGAGCCCTCACCCTCAACCGATTTTTGTCTATTATGAGAATGAAATGCAAGAAGATTGCAATATGTTAATGATGCACCAATAATGCAGAGTAAACACAAAACATGAATGAAATGCATCATGCATGAAGACATCAGAAGCAACTGATTAGCAATGGGCATAGAGCaacaaaaacattgaaaatcgAGTTCTAGGGTTTAGAGGTTACTTAGTTTTCGGAGGCATGGCTGAGAGAAGGAGGTGTCGCTGATGGGTACTGTTGAAGtagaaagtgttggtgcgggaaacatccgatgatcgaacctatgttttgattatgtcaaagggttcaaagttaagttgttttactATCTGATAtgtttgaatgagctttgcaggaaagtcctaagtgtacttaggaaaaagtcataactgcagttaggcaggtagaaaaccctaggggatggtaaccttaggtcctagaggtGATAACCccaggtggaggaaaaccctaaggggtggtaaccttaggtcctagggggtggtaaccctaggtgatggaaaatcct is drawn from Zingiber officinale cultivar Zhangliang chromosome 1B, Zo_v1.1, whole genome shotgun sequence and contains these coding sequences:
- the LOC122021523 gene encoding non-specific lipid transfer protein GPI-anchored 23-like, producing MVAACVVAAEDCSNVLTDLLDCLPYVSNGSNTSSPSAGCCIGVTDVVIGSPACICDALKQARELGVELNTSRVLALPAACDVKEPEIRCGGEIPPASSPLPSRAPSPAPQSSEAPSSPPPSPISAPTLTPTGSPPPPPPPPPAPSTEGPSLSPAEAPASDDPLPSDAPQLAASFLLLLAAFAVTSALNELCMKI